The Candidatus Eisenbacteria bacterium genome includes the window CCTGCTCGCGATCGGGGCCCACCCCGACGACGTCGACATCAGCTGCGGCGGCACGCTCGCCCTGGCAGCCGCGCAAGGCTACGCGGTCGGAATCCTCGATCTCACTCGGGGAGAGATGGGCACCAACGGAACGCCGGAAATGCGCGCGTCCGAGGCCGCAGAGGCAGCGCGCATTCTCGGGGCGGCCGGCCGCTGGAACGCAGGGCTCCCGGACGGCGGGATCCGGTCTCAGGATCCGGAACAGGAGCGCCGCCTCGTCGAGCAACTCCGGCAGCTACGCCCCGCGATCCTTCTGACCCACTTTCCGCAAGATCGCCACCCCGACCACGTGCAGGCCTCGCTGATCTCGGAGCGCGCCTCGTATCTCGCGGGTCTCGCCCGTTACAAGGCGGACGGCGAGCCGTTCCGCCCGGCAGCTCGCTTCCACTACGCCTCGCGCGTCGGGTTCAACCCCACGCTCGTCATCGACGTCACGGAGATGTGGGAGAAGAAACGGTTGGCGATGCTCGCGCACAAGAGCCAGGTCACGCAGGAGGTCCCCGGAGTGGCCCCCACCCAGCTCAATCAGCCCGACTTTCTCGAGCGGATCGAATCGCGCATGCGGCACTACGGAGGAATGATCGGGGTCCGCTACGGCGAGCCCTTCTTCTCCGACGCCCCGATGGGCGCCCGCTCCCTCGCCCCGATCTTCGGCGCCCCCCGCCCCGTTCCCGGGGCGTTTACGGGCTGACGGGCACCGACCACACGGTCTCGGGGCGTCAGCGAGATCCAACCTACGGGCGCTTTGCTTGCTCGCGGGGGAGCGGGGCGAGATGCCCGGGCGCGAGTTGAGCCGCGAGACCTTCGAGGCAGCCTCGCATAGTTTGGCCACCGGGCCTATCGCCCCACTCCCTTTTTCCGCTCGCTGCGCAGGCGCCCTGCGGTTGGATCCCGCTGACGTCCTAGGACCGCTGCTTCGAGCTACATTTCACAACGCGCCGTCGATCTCCGACGACAGAGTGCTGTG containing:
- the bshB1 gene encoding bacillithiol biosynthesis deacetylase BshB1, which codes for MSHVPRPPAADKPLDLLAIGAHPDDVDISCGGTLALAAAQGYAVGILDLTRGEMGTNGTPEMRASEAAEAARILGAAGRWNAGLPDGGIRSQDPEQERRLVEQLRQLRPAILLTHFPQDRHPDHVQASLISERASYLAGLARYKADGEPFRPAARFHYASRVGFNPTLVIDVTEMWEKKRLAMLAHKSQVTQEVPGVAPTQLNQPDFLERIESRMRHYGGMIGVRYGEPFFSDAPMGARSLAPIFGAPRPVPGAFTG